The Pirellulales bacterium genomic sequence GTATTTTGTCGATAAGTCGCAATGTTCGCATCACAAGATTTTCCCTGGCGTCGATATCTATACGACCCACGGTGATCATCTGATGCTATCGCTGGTCGAGTTCGCGCCGCACGCGGTGGTCGAGGCCCACAGCCATCCGCACGAGCAGATGGGGCTGATGCTCGAAGGGGAAGCCGAGTTCGTCGTCGGCGGCGAAATCCGCACCGTGCGGGCAGGCGAAATGTGGCGGATCCCGGGAGGCGTGGTTCACAAAGTGATCGCCGGCGCCAAACCGGTCAAGGCACTCGATGTCTTTTATCCGATCCGCGACGACTACAAGTAGCGATCGCTACAGTAACGGGCTCAGCAACCTCGCTGCGTTGTCGCCAAACCGCGTCAGCATCGATCGGCGCTCCCAACGGGCCAGATCCATGGCGGTCGAGGCCGCGATATAACTGTTTTGCAGGTCGCGAAGTTGGCCGGTGAACGCTGCGTCGTACACGGCCAGGGTGATCTCGAAATTCAATTGCAAGCTGCGCGGATCGAGATTCAACGAGCCAAACAGGCTGAATCGGCCGTCGACCGTGATCGATTTGGTGTGCAGCAGCCCCCCCTCGAAGAGCATGATTCGCACGCCGGCTGCCAGTAGGTCGCCTTTATGCGCCTGGCTGGCCCAACGCACCAGCCGGGAATCAACCCGGGCCGGCAGCACGATGGTCACGCGCACGCCCCGGCCGGCAGCCGATAGCAGCGCCGTGAGCATCAACTCGTCGGGGACGAAATAGGGAGTGGTCAGCATCAGCTCTTCGCGCGCGCTGTAGATCGTCGACATCAAGATGGCCTGGATCGCCTGGCTTTGCACCACAGGGCCGGAAGGGATCACCTGCACTGCCGCGGTTCCCTTCTCGGGTACGGCATGCAGATCGCCGGTCTCACTGAGCCGTTCGATCCCCTCGCCGGTC encodes the following:
- a CDS encoding cupin domain-containing protein — protein: MIPYFVDKSQCSHHKIFPGVDIYTTHGDHLMLSLVEFAPHAVVEAHSHPHEQMGLMLEGEAEFVVGGEIRTVRAGEMWRIPGGVVHKVIAGAKPVKALDVFYPIRDDYK
- the cls gene encoding cardiolipin synthase, yielding TADQVIEALLRAASRGVVCRVLVDAVGSNEFLRGALPERLLAGGVQLHAALPASLLRMLFYRLDLRLHRKIAVIDGEIAYTGSMNLVDPRYFKRDAGVGQWVDAMVRLRGPAVEALGVTFVEDWELETGEGIERLSETGDLHAVPEKGTAAVQVIPSGPVVQSQAIQAILMSTIYSAREELMLTTPYFVPDELMLTALLSAAGRGVRVTIVLPARVDSRLVRWASQAHKGDLLAAGVRIMLFEGGLLHTKSITVDGRFSLFGSLNLDPRSLQLNFEITLAVYDAAFTGQLRDLQNSYIAASTAMDLARWERRSMLTRFGDNAARLLSPLL